The Agromyces mangrovi genome contains a region encoding:
- a CDS encoding AEC family transporter yields MLDVLTGFAVIAVAIFVGWVAGRSGVLGPHARYVLSRLAFSVLGPFLLFSVLSSADVGALFSVLLPVSFIAAVAMFVVFALIAMLVWRRPLAQTVIGGMGAGYVNGNNIGIPIAVYMLGDAAFSAPVVLLQLLLFMPAALSVLDVVVRGGASVWRTVLKALANPIIIGSLLGVLVSVTGVQLPAIVTEPIALVGQAAVPIMLIAYGISLHGQRPLAPGSGRRDVVLASVLKLVAMPLVAWAVGRFAFGLDGHTLYAVTVLAALPSAQNVFTIAQRYDTAEIIARDTVLITTVGAVPVLFLVSLLLGV; encoded by the coding sequence GTGCTGGACGTCCTGACCGGCTTCGCGGTCATCGCGGTCGCGATCTTCGTCGGCTGGGTCGCGGGGCGCAGCGGCGTGCTCGGTCCGCACGCCCGGTACGTGCTGAGCCGCCTCGCGTTCAGCGTGCTCGGCCCGTTCCTGCTGTTCAGCGTGCTCTCGAGCGCCGACGTCGGCGCGCTGTTCTCGGTGCTGCTGCCGGTGTCGTTCATCGCCGCGGTCGCCATGTTCGTCGTCTTCGCGCTCATCGCGATGCTGGTCTGGCGACGCCCGCTCGCGCAGACCGTGATCGGCGGCATGGGCGCCGGCTACGTCAACGGCAACAACATCGGCATCCCGATCGCGGTGTACATGCTGGGCGACGCGGCGTTCTCGGCGCCGGTCGTGCTGCTGCAGCTGCTGCTGTTCATGCCCGCGGCGCTGTCGGTGCTCGACGTGGTCGTCCGCGGCGGGGCATCCGTCTGGCGCACCGTGCTGAAGGCGCTCGCCAACCCCATCATCATCGGGTCGCTGCTCGGCGTGCTGGTGTCGGTGACCGGCGTGCAGCTGCCGGCGATCGTGACCGAGCCGATCGCCCTCGTCGGGCAGGCGGCGGTGCCGATCATGCTCATCGCGTACGGCATCTCGCTGCACGGCCAGCGGCCGCTCGCCCCGGGCTCCGGCCGGCGCGACGTCGTGCTCGCGTCGGTGCTGAAGCTCGTGGCGATGCCGTTGGTCGCGTGGGCGGTCGGCCGGTTCGCGTTCGGGCTCGACGGGCACACGCTCTACGCGGTGACCGTGCTCGCGGCCCTGCCGAGCGCGCAGAACGTGTTCACGATCGCCCAGCGCTACGACACCGCCGAGATCATCGCGCGCGACACCGTGCTCATCACGACGGTCGGCGCCGTGCCCGTGCTGTTCCTCGTCTCGCTGCTGCTCGGGGTCTGA
- a CDS encoding aldo/keto reductase, which produces MTMHTALPTVPLGTTGMDVTRVGFGAWAIGGGDWAFAWGAQDDDASIAAILHAVERGVNWIDTASVYGLGHSEEVVGRALAALPADERPYVFTKGGMQFDLADRRRRAQRVGAPAAIKRHAEESLARLGVERIDLFQMHWPADDGTPIEEYWNAFVELRDEGKVRAIGLSNHSVAQIDSAEAVGHVDTLQPPFSAIAPATADELLPWCIAHDTGVIVYSPMGSGLLTGAFDAERVASLPEDDWRRSAPAFTTDLEQNLRIADALARVAERHGVPQPAAAAAWTLGFDGVTAAIVGARSEAQIEGWLPASSLVLTDEDYAEVAAASA; this is translated from the coding sequence ATGACCATGCACACCGCACTGCCCACCGTTCCGCTCGGCACCACCGGGATGGACGTGACCCGCGTCGGGTTCGGCGCCTGGGCGATCGGCGGCGGCGACTGGGCGTTCGCCTGGGGCGCGCAGGACGACGACGCGTCGATCGCGGCGATCCTGCACGCGGTCGAGCGCGGCGTGAACTGGATCGACACGGCGTCGGTCTACGGGCTCGGGCACTCCGAGGAGGTGGTCGGGCGGGCCCTTGCCGCGCTGCCCGCCGATGAACGTCCGTACGTGTTCACGAAGGGCGGCATGCAGTTCGACCTCGCCGATCGGCGGCGGAGGGCGCAGCGCGTGGGTGCACCCGCCGCGATCAAGCGGCACGCCGAGGAGTCGCTCGCGCGACTCGGGGTCGAGCGAATCGACCTCTTCCAGATGCACTGGCCGGCCGACGACGGCACCCCGATCGAGGAGTACTGGAACGCGTTCGTCGAACTCCGCGACGAGGGCAAGGTGCGTGCGATCGGGCTGTCGAACCACTCGGTCGCGCAGATCGACTCGGCTGAGGCGGTCGGGCACGTCGACACGCTCCAGCCCCCGTTCTCGGCGATCGCGCCCGCCACCGCCGACGAGCTGCTGCCGTGGTGCATCGCCCACGACACCGGCGTGATCGTGTACAGCCCCATGGGCTCGGGACTGCTGACCGGCGCGTTCGACGCCGAGCGTGTCGCATCGCTGCCCGAGGACGACTGGCGCCGCAGCGCCCCGGCGTTCACGACCGACCTCGAGCAGAACCTCCGCATCGCCGACGCGCTCGCGCGGGTCGCCGAGCGCCACGGCGTCCCTCAGCCGGCCGCGGCGGCCGCTTGGACGCTCGGGTTCGACGGCGTCACCGCGGCGATCGTGGGGGCGCGTTCCGAGGCGCAGATCGAGGGCTGGCTGCCCGCGAGCTCCCTCGTGCTCACGGACGAGGACTACGCGGAGGTCGCCGCGGCGAGCGCCTGA
- a CDS encoding DUF1353 domain-containing protein — MPFSDDEGAPLERISLAQRPADGYEFDVLEAIRYDDPVEGISYRAQPQATDLASVPQFLWSFIASYGRQSAPAVLHDAQSRAAHELGDREATLAQRRVDDRVFRTALREQGVPLLRAWLMWSWVSADRTIRYSAPGIGLLLVLQTIVGAGLVIAAAVLAFTSPWWLLLALVPAVLALPWGAERQLMVWLPYSVAAFGPLVLLHLVALVPFRLVEAVVELLSGGRPADVVRPTFRG; from the coding sequence ATGCCGTTCAGCGACGACGAGGGAGCCCCGCTCGAGCGCATCTCGCTCGCGCAGCGGCCCGCCGACGGGTACGAGTTCGACGTGCTCGAGGCGATCCGGTACGACGACCCGGTCGAGGGCATCTCCTACCGCGCGCAGCCGCAGGCGACCGACCTGGCGTCGGTGCCGCAGTTCCTCTGGAGCTTCATCGCGAGCTACGGGCGGCAGTCGGCGCCCGCGGTGCTGCACGATGCGCAGAGCCGCGCGGCCCACGAGCTGGGCGACCGCGAGGCGACGCTCGCGCAGCGCCGGGTCGACGACCGCGTGTTCCGCACCGCACTCCGCGAGCAGGGCGTGCCGCTGCTTCGCGCGTGGCTGATGTGGTCGTGGGTGTCGGCCGATCGCACGATCCGCTACTCGGCGCCCGGCATCGGCCTGCTGCTCGTGCTCCAGACGATCGTGGGCGCCGGGCTCGTGATCGCCGCGGCGGTGCTGGCGTTCACCTCCCCGTGGTGGCTGCTGCTCGCGCTCGTGCCCGCCGTGCTCGCGCTGCCGTGGGGCGCCGAGCGCCAGCTCATGGTGTGGCTGCCGTACTCGGTCGCCGCGTTCGGCCCGCTCGTGCTGCTGCACCTCGTCGCGCTCGTGCCGTTCCGGCTCGTCGAGGCGGTCGTCGAGCTCCTGTCGGGCGGGCGGCCCGCCGACGTGGTGCGCCCGACGTTCCGCGGCTGA
- a CDS encoding phosphoketolase family protein yields MAAPKAPEATLETVDLWWRAANYLSVGQIYLMRNPLLRHPLASTDIKPRLLGHWGTSPGLNFVYAHLNRMIVRRGTPTLFVCGPGHGGPAMVANAWLDGTYSELFPKVGQDLEGLHELMRQFSFPGGIPSHAAPETPGSINEGGELGYSLMHAYGAALDNPGLVVACVVGDGEAETGPLAASWRAHAFLSPATDGAVLPILHLNGYKIANPTLLARIPEEELVQFFRGQGYEPLLVTGGFDDEDPMRVHERMAAALDEAYGRIHDIWAEARGTNGDDDTDAPEPDAAPAAGEDATSVSDARPRWPLIVLRTPKGWTGPKVVDGVQVEGTFHAHQVPLAGVRDDAGHRAMLEEWMRSYWPEELFDLEGRPAAGLAPLRPVGGMRMSASPHANSGVAEALDLPDTAPFAVDTGGTRTTRAGATTVFSHWLAELMRRNPSSFRLFGPDEVASNRLQAVFDVTPRVWMEALHPADEHLGREGRVIEALSEHLMQGMLEGYLLTGRHGLLTSYEAFIHIVDSMFNQHAKWVESAHEVPWRQDIASLTYLLSSHVWRQDHNGFSHQDPGFLNVVVNKQAHVVRVYLPPDANTLLATMAHCFGTTNRVNAVVAGKQPQGAWLSMDEAQAHVDAGLGVWEWAGSERGYVPGDPGASVPDAVIACAGDVPTTEAIAAAQLLRERMPRLRVRLVNVVDLMRLQDAREHPHGLSHAEFDAIFTTDKPVIFAFHGYPALIHQLTYRRTNHANIHVRGFKERGTTTTPFDMVHLNDLDRYRLALDVLERVPGLAEQDGVAGLVEDWHSQRLEARAYAYEHGEDPPFVTEWEFSGR; encoded by the coding sequence ATGGCCGCACCGAAGGCTCCGGAAGCCACGCTCGAGACGGTGGACCTCTGGTGGCGCGCGGCCAACTACCTCAGCGTGGGGCAGATCTACCTCATGCGGAACCCCCTGCTGCGGCATCCGCTCGCCTCGACCGACATCAAGCCCCGCCTGCTCGGCCACTGGGGCACCTCGCCCGGCCTCAACTTCGTGTACGCGCACCTGAACCGCATGATCGTGCGGCGCGGCACACCGACGCTGTTCGTCTGCGGGCCGGGCCACGGCGGCCCCGCGATGGTCGCGAACGCCTGGCTCGACGGCACCTACTCGGAGCTGTTCCCGAAGGTCGGGCAGGACCTCGAGGGGCTGCACGAGCTCATGCGGCAGTTCTCGTTCCCCGGCGGCATCCCCTCGCACGCGGCGCCCGAGACGCCCGGTTCGATCAACGAGGGCGGCGAGCTCGGGTACTCGCTCATGCACGCCTACGGCGCGGCGCTCGACAACCCGGGCCTCGTGGTCGCGTGCGTGGTCGGCGACGGCGAGGCGGAGACGGGTCCGCTGGCCGCGAGCTGGCGCGCGCACGCCTTCCTCTCCCCCGCGACCGACGGGGCGGTGCTGCCGATCCTGCACCTGAACGGCTACAAGATCGCCAACCCGACGCTGCTCGCGCGCATCCCCGAGGAGGAGCTCGTGCAGTTCTTCCGCGGGCAGGGGTACGAGCCGCTGCTCGTGACCGGCGGCTTCGACGACGAGGACCCGATGCGCGTGCACGAGCGCATGGCGGCGGCGCTCGACGAGGCGTACGGGCGCATCCACGACATCTGGGCCGAGGCGCGGGGCACGAACGGCGACGACGACACGGATGCCCCTGAGCCGGACGCCGCCCCCGCTGCCGGCGAGGACGCGACCAGCGTCTCCGACGCCCGCCCGCGCTGGCCCCTGATCGTGCTGCGCACCCCGAAGGGGTGGACCGGGCCGAAGGTCGTCGACGGCGTGCAGGTCGAGGGCACGTTCCACGCCCACCAGGTGCCGCTCGCGGGCGTGCGCGACGACGCCGGGCACCGGGCGATGCTCGAGGAGTGGATGCGCTCCTACTGGCCCGAGGAGCTGTTCGACCTCGAGGGGCGGCCCGCGGCCGGGCTCGCGCCGCTGCGCCCGGTCGGCGGCATGCGCATGAGCGCATCGCCGCACGCGAACAGCGGTGTGGCCGAGGCGCTCGACCTGCCCGACACGGCGCCGTTCGCGGTCGACACGGGCGGCACGCGCACGACCCGCGCCGGCGCGACGACCGTGTTCTCGCACTGGCTGGCCGAGCTGATGCGCCGCAACCCCTCGTCGTTCCGCCTGTTCGGGCCCGACGAGGTGGCGTCGAACCGGCTCCAGGCGGTGTTCGACGTGACCCCGCGGGTGTGGATGGAGGCGCTGCATCCGGCCGACGAGCACCTCGGACGCGAGGGCCGCGTGATCGAGGCACTCAGCGAACACCTCATGCAGGGCATGCTCGAGGGCTACCTGCTGACCGGCCGGCACGGGCTGCTCACCTCGTACGAGGCGTTCATCCACATCGTCGACTCGATGTTCAACCAGCACGCGAAGTGGGTCGAGTCGGCCCACGAGGTGCCGTGGCGGCAGGACATCGCGTCGCTCACCTACCTGCTGTCGAGCCACGTCTGGCGGCAGGACCACAACGGCTTCTCGCACCAGGACCCGGGGTTCCTGAACGTGGTCGTGAACAAGCAGGCCCACGTCGTGCGGGTCTACCTGCCGCCGGACGCGAACACGCTGCTCGCGACCATGGCGCACTGCTTCGGCACGACGAACCGGGTGAACGCGGTCGTCGCGGGCAAGCAGCCGCAGGGCGCGTGGCTGTCGATGGACGAGGCGCAGGCGCACGTCGACGCGGGACTCGGAGTCTGGGAGTGGGCGGGCAGCGAGCGCGGGTACGTGCCCGGCGACCCCGGGGCATCCGTGCCCGACGCCGTCATCGCCTGTGCGGGCGACGTGCCCACCACCGAGGCGATCGCGGCCGCCCAGCTGCTGCGGGAGCGGATGCCGCGCCTGCGCGTACGGCTGGTGAACGTCGTCGACCTGATGCGCCTGCAGGACGCGCGGGAGCACCCGCACGGCCTCTCGCACGCCGAGTTCGACGCGATCTTCACGACCGACAAGCCGGTGATCTTCGCGTTCCACGGGTACCCGGCGCTCATCCACCAGCTCACCTATCGGCGCACGAACCACGCGAACATCCACGTGCGCGGATTCAAGGAGCGCGGCACGACCACGACGCCGTTCGACATGGTGCACCTGAACGACCTCGACCGGTACCGCCTCGCGCTCGACGTGCTCGAGCGCGTGCCCGGGCTCGCCGAGCAGGACGGCGTCGCCGGGCTCGTCGAGGACTGGCACTCGCAGCGACTCGAGGCGCGCGCGTATGCGTACGAGCACGGCGAGGACCCGCCGTTCGTCACCGAATGGGAGTTCTCCGGGCGCTGA
- a CDS encoding LacI family DNA-binding transcriptional regulator, whose product MADLAGVNPSTVSRALGKPGRVSAKTEARIRAAAAELDFRMNPMARALPTGRTNTLGLVVADITNPMVFGVVRGAEQAASQAGFTLVIAESQESGEAEATAIERILPGVDGMVLATTRLASDRIARLAAHKPVVLINRAVEGVPSVLPDVDTGVGDLVAHLDDHGHRTVAFLAGPAASWMSERRWAALLDAAEARGIAIVEIGPNPPTIEGGRAAYRRLRASHATAAIAYNDLMAIGVMQEAATHGVDVPSELSVAGFDDIFGSELIVPALTTVRAQLVLAGERAVGQLLAMVGANGHDLPDDLLATTLVVRGSTGPAASA is encoded by the coding sequence GTGGCCGATCTCGCGGGCGTGAACCCGTCGACCGTGTCGCGCGCGCTCGGCAAGCCGGGGCGCGTCAGCGCGAAGACCGAGGCGCGCATCCGTGCCGCCGCGGCCGAGCTCGACTTCCGCATGAACCCCATGGCGCGTGCGCTGCCGACCGGCCGCACGAACACGCTCGGCCTCGTGGTCGCCGACATCACGAACCCGATGGTGTTCGGCGTGGTCCGCGGTGCCGAGCAGGCCGCGAGCCAGGCGGGCTTCACGCTGGTCATCGCCGAGTCGCAGGAGTCGGGCGAGGCCGAGGCCACGGCGATCGAGCGCATCCTGCCGGGCGTCGACGGCATGGTGCTCGCGACCACCCGACTCGCCTCCGACCGCATCGCGCGCCTCGCCGCGCACAAGCCGGTCGTGCTCATCAACCGTGCGGTCGAGGGCGTGCCGAGCGTGCTGCCCGATGTCGACACGGGTGTCGGCGACCTGGTCGCGCACCTCGACGACCACGGCCATCGCACGGTCGCATTCCTCGCCGGCCCGGCCGCCTCGTGGATGAGCGAGCGGCGCTGGGCGGCCCTGCTCGACGCCGCCGAGGCGCGGGGCATCGCGATCGTCGAGATCGGCCCGAATCCGCCCACGATCGAGGGCGGCCGGGCGGCGTACCGGCGCCTGCGCGCCTCGCACGCGACCGCGGCGATCGCGTACAACGACCTCATGGCGATCGGCGTCATGCAGGAGGCCGCGACGCACGGCGTCGACGTGCCGAGCGAGCTGTCGGTCGCGGGCTTCGACGACATCTTCGGCAGCGAGCTGATCGTGCCGGCGCTCACGACCGTGCGCGCGCAGCTCGTGCTCGCGGGCGAACGGGCGGTGGGCCAGCTGCTCGCGATGGTCGGCGCGAACGGGCACGACCTGCCCGACGACCTCCTCGCGACCACGCTCGTGGTGCGCGGCTCGACCGGCCCCGCGGCATCCGCCTGA